From the genome of Thermoflexus hugenholtzii, one region includes:
- a CDS encoding DUF192 domain-containing protein yields MPARWVTVYNAEGRPLARLRLCRSLACRGRGLMFRRALDEEDGLFFVFPRAGRWETAIHMFFVFFPIAAIWLDEEGRIVHAVEARPFRVYLPPRPARYLIEGSVRLLREAHVGEVWTWREDDGAS; encoded by the coding sequence ATGCCCGCGCGATGGGTTACCGTCTATAACGCCGAAGGTCGTCCCCTGGCCCGGCTGCGGCTATGCCGCTCCCTGGCGTGTCGCGGGCGCGGGCTGATGTTCCGACGCGCTCTGGATGAGGAGGATGGGCTGTTCTTTGTGTTCCCCCGCGCCGGACGCTGGGAGACCGCCATCCATATGTTTTTCGTCTTTTTCCCGATCGCAGCGATCTGGTTGGATGAAGAAGGGCGCATCGTCCATGCCGTCGAGGCCCGTCCCTTCCGGGTGTATCTCCCTCCGCGCCCGGCCCGCTATCTGATCGAAGGATCGGTCCGTCTGCTCCGGGAGGCCCATGTGGGGGAGGTGTGGACATGGCGCGAGGACGATGGGGCATCGTAG